From a single Armatimonadota bacterium genomic region:
- a CDS encoding GerMN domain-containing protein, translated as MAKTKKLKRKTARTPGVLVLMLVAAAVVAGLAAYVKLTPADRVPEALKRVRPSEKVRPKQPSTEAPAPQIVVASPLTQDPDTGWEAVAITVQPGEDPKVAAINAYFRLIVNLDPEAKALAVDVRDGTAHVDLNEAFRAGLGSLEEALFVKGLRATLGQFEDVFQIELFVSGERLQDLGHIDISEPQGVIRRPDWNPKPPEAPPTEPGH; from the coding sequence CGCACGCCGGGAGTGCTCGTACTGATGCTTGTAGCCGCCGCAGTGGTGGCGGGCTTGGCTGCTTACGTGAAACTAACACCGGCGGACCGGGTTCCTGAAGCTTTGAAGCGAGTGAGGCCAAGCGAAAAGGTTCGGCCGAAACAGCCGTCAACGGAAGCTCCCGCACCGCAAATCGTGGTCGCCAGTCCGCTGACCCAAGATCCCGATACCGGCTGGGAAGCAGTGGCGATCACGGTCCAGCCCGGGGAAGACCCCAAAGTCGCGGCCATCAATGCCTACTTCAGGCTTATCGTCAACCTCGATCCTGAAGCCAAGGCGTTGGCCGTGGACGTTCGTGATGGCACCGCCCACGTCGACCTCAATGAGGCCTTTCGTGCCGGCTTGGGCTCACTCGAAGAGGCGCTTTTTGTCAAGGGTCTCCGCGCAACCCTGGGCCAGTTTGAGGACGTGTTTCAGATCGAGCTCTTCGTTTCAGGCGAGCGGCTTCAGGACCTGGGACATATCGACATCAGCGAGCCTCAGGGGGTGATTCGCCGGCCCGATTGGAACCCCAAGCCGCCCGAAGCCCCACCCACAGAGCCAGGCCACTGA